The proteins below are encoded in one region of Delphinus delphis chromosome 4, mDelDel1.2, whole genome shotgun sequence:
- the LOC132424416 gene encoding receptor-transporting protein 2-like has product MFHCSWCWHTWQSPHVVILFHMYLDRAQQAGSVRMRVFKQLCYECGTARLDESSMLEEDIESLVDHLISSLREQRYGESGGQYRIHVASRQDNRRHRGEFCEACQEGIVHWKPSEKLLEEDVTFSGASKPRAREASGYNFFSLHWGLFWASLGLLIVYLQFSFRSSTFL; this is encoded by the coding sequence ATGTTCCACTGCTCCTGGTGCTGGCACACCTGGCAGTCGCCCCACGTGGTCATCCTCTTCCACATGTACCTGGACCGCGCCCAGCAGGCAGGCTCGGTGCGCATGCGCGTCTTCAAGCAGCTGTGCTACGAGTGCGGCACGGCGCGGCTGGACGAGTCGAGCATGCTGGAGGAGGACATCGAGAGCCTGGTGGACCACCTCATCAGCAGCCTGCGCGAGCAGCGCTACGGGGAGAGCGGCGGCCAGTACCGCATCCACGTGGCCAGCCGCCAAGACAACCGGCGGCACCGCGGAGAGTTCTGCGAGGCCTGCCAGGAGGGCATCGTGCATTGGAAGCCCAGCGAGAAGCTGCTGGAGGAGGACGTGACCTTCTCCGGTGCCTCCAAGCCACGGGCCCGGGAGGCATCGGGGTACAACTTCTTCTCCCTTCACTGGGGCCTCTTCTGGGCCTCACTGGGCCTGCTCATTGTCTACCTGCAGTTCTCCTTCCGAAGCTCGACCTTCCTGTAG